In Alteromonas naphthalenivorans, one DNA window encodes the following:
- the cysI gene encoding assimilatory sulfite reductase (NADPH) hemoprotein subunit codes for MSNEKSPFIVEGKLADNERLKRESNNLRGTIETDLKDDLTGGFTADNFQLIRFHGMYQQDDRDIRAERAKQKLEPLHNVMLRARLPGGVITPDQWLAIDKFAADHTMYGSIRLTTRQTFQFHGVLKPKIKSMHQMLNKAGIDSIATAGDVNRNVLCTSNPVESALHVEAYAWAKKISEHLLPKTRAYAEIWLDGERVETTEKPVEPILGDNYLPRKFKTTVVIPPQNDVDVHANDLNFVAIAENGKLIGFNVLVGGGLAMTHGDKSTFPRKASDFGFIGLDDTLAVAAAVVTTQRDWGNRVNRKNAKTKYTLERVGVDNFKAEVEKRAGVTFGETRPYEFTTRGDSFGWVEGIDGKYHLTLFIENGRILDYPGKTLKTGCAEIAKIHTGDFRLTANQNLIVAGVPAEDKEKIEALAREHGLIAPETSNQRLDSMACVALPTCPLAMAEAERYLPDAVTELEGLLAKHGLADDSIIFRVTGCPNGCGRAMLAEVGLVGKGPGKYNFHLGGDREGTRIPKMYRENISEEEIMAELDSLIGKWAKERNGNESFGDYVIRAEIVAPVVDSARDFYE; via the coding sequence ATGAGCAATGAAAAATCACCATTTATCGTTGAGGGCAAACTGGCTGACAACGAGCGCTTAAAGCGTGAAAGTAATAACTTACGCGGCACTATCGAAACCGATTTAAAAGACGATTTAACCGGTGGGTTCACGGCAGATAACTTCCAACTTATCCGCTTCCACGGTATGTATCAGCAAGACGATCGTGATATTCGCGCCGAGCGTGCTAAGCAAAAACTAGAGCCATTGCACAACGTAATGTTGCGTGCCCGTTTACCGGGTGGCGTGATTACCCCTGACCAATGGTTAGCTATCGACAAATTTGCCGCCGATCACACTATGTACGGCAGTATTCGTCTTACTACGCGTCAAACGTTTCAGTTTCACGGTGTACTAAAGCCGAAAATCAAGTCGATGCACCAAATGCTTAATAAAGCAGGAATCGACTCTATTGCCACCGCTGGTGACGTAAACCGAAACGTACTTTGTACCTCTAATCCGGTTGAGTCTGCCTTGCACGTTGAAGCATATGCATGGGCTAAGAAGATAAGCGAGCACTTACTTCCGAAAACCCGTGCTTATGCTGAAATTTGGTTAGACGGTGAAAGAGTGGAAACCACTGAAAAGCCAGTAGAGCCAATTTTAGGTGACAACTACTTACCTCGTAAGTTTAAAACTACCGTGGTTATCCCACCGCAAAACGATGTAGATGTTCACGCGAACGATCTTAACTTTGTGGCTATTGCTGAAAACGGCAAACTGATTGGTTTTAACGTACTGGTAGGCGGCGGCCTTGCCATGACGCATGGCGATAAGAGCACTTTCCCACGTAAAGCCAGTGACTTTGGTTTTATTGGTTTGGATGACACGTTAGCCGTTGCTGCCGCAGTAGTAACGACCCAGCGCGATTGGGGTAACCGTGTTAACCGTAAAAACGCTAAAACCAAATACACCCTAGAACGTGTGGGCGTAGATAACTTTAAAGCCGAAGTAGAGAAGCGTGCAGGCGTAACCTTTGGTGAAACACGTCCTTATGAATTCACGACTCGTGGCGATAGCTTCGGTTGGGTTGAAGGTATTGACGGTAAATATCACTTAACGCTATTTATCGAAAACGGCCGAATCTTAGATTATCCAGGCAAAACCTTAAAAACAGGGTGTGCTGAAATTGCGAAAATTCATACCGGCGACTTCCGCTTAACCGCGAATCAAAACTTGATTGTTGCAGGTGTACCGGCAGAAGATAAAGAAAAAATTGAAGCCTTGGCTCGAGAGCATGGCCTTATTGCGCCAGAAACTTCAAACCAACGTCTTGATTCTATGGCCTGTGTTGCATTGCCTACTTGTCCATTAGCAATGGCAGAAGCAGAACGCTATTTGCCTGATGCGGTAACGGAACTTGAAGGCTTGCTAGCGAAGCATGGTTTAGCTGACGACAGTATTATTTTCCGCGTAACGGGCTGCCCGAATGGGTGTGGTCGTGCCATGTTGGCCGAAGTTGGTTTAGTGGGTAAAGGCCCAGGTAAATATAATTTCCATTTAGGTGGCGATCGCGAAGGAACCCGTATTCCTAAGATGTATCGCGAAAACATCAGTGAAGAAGAAATTATGGCCGAACTTGATTCATTAATTGGCAAGTGGGCGAAAGAGCGTAACGGTAACGAATCGTTCGGTGATTATGTTATTCGCGCTGAAATTGTCGCACCCGTTGTCGATTCAGCTAGAGACTTTTATGAGTAA
- a CDS encoding TIGR03899 family protein, which yields MKITPDPYTSSLPKTKRPTEPSPASRNDNPNQSATQNVQQDTPTHFVRQKILSWFSRVGISPSMAKDPKSQRNTLERRKQIIELQKAANLQAVLNIALNVNITESENDGLDPDWFFAFSNMAEEIHSPGMQELWGKIFAVEVSKPGSFSLRSLQMLKLLTHRDAKVFAKAVSIASRRQHDTIPRILVGFHRKKGILSFFKRAVPEQLNLASVGLSYPDLLALQDMKLLYASEIESGEYAEGQQTRWRCGAEQFTLESKQPGVALVYFKFTAVGGELYKLVPRKQNPAYLSALKDVLSEVFNIH from the coding sequence ATGAAGATAACCCCAGATCCTTATACTAGTTCACTTCCTAAGACCAAGCGCCCTACTGAACCATCGCCGGCTAGCCGTAACGACAATCCAAACCAAAGTGCGACTCAAAATGTGCAACAAGATACACCGACGCATTTTGTACGGCAAAAGATACTCTCTTGGTTCTCTCGTGTCGGCATTTCTCCTTCAATGGCGAAAGATCCTAAAAGCCAACGCAACACGTTAGAACGAAGAAAGCAGATAATTGAATTACAAAAAGCTGCAAATCTCCAAGCTGTTTTAAATATAGCACTAAATGTCAACATAACCGAATCAGAAAACGATGGACTTGATCCAGATTGGTTTTTTGCCTTCAGCAACATGGCAGAAGAAATTCACAGCCCAGGAATGCAGGAGCTTTGGGGCAAAATTTTTGCCGTAGAGGTAAGTAAACCAGGCAGCTTTTCTCTTCGCAGTTTGCAAATGCTAAAACTGCTTACTCACAGAGACGCTAAAGTCTTTGCGAAAGCCGTTAGTATAGCCAGTAGACGGCAACACGATACTATCCCTCGTATATTAGTCGGCTTTCATAGAAAAAAAGGCATACTGTCATTTTTCAAGCGTGCGGTGCCGGAACAGCTCAACTTAGCCTCTGTCGGCCTATCCTACCCCGATTTACTGGCCCTTCAAGATATGAAGCTACTTTATGCTAGCGAGATAGAAAGCGGTGAATATGCAGAAGGCCAACAAACGAGATGGCGCTGTGGTGCCGAGCAATTCACGTTAGAAAGTAAGCAGCCAGGTGTGGCCTTAGTGTATTTTAAGTTTACCGCGGTAGGCGGCGAGCTTTATAAGCTCGTACCGAGAAAACAAAACCCAGCTTACCTATCAGCTCTTAAGGACGTATTAAGCGAAGTCTTCAATATTCATTAA
- a CDS encoding phosphoadenylyl-sulfate reductase: MSNSTLLNSSPLTLDISKEALADINVELEAMSAQARVEWALENLPDSHIVSSSFGAQSAVMLHMLTQAKPDIPVVLTDTGYLFPETYKFIDELKNALNLNLHVYNADISSAWQEARFGRLWEQGVEGIEQYNRMNKVEPMQRALKELNAGTWFAGLRRSQSDTRGKLPVLQKVGSQFKLYPIIDWSNKDLHYYLKEHGLSYHPLWDEGYVSIGDWHTTQSLQEGMSEQDTRFFGLKRECGLHEFGDGI; this comes from the coding sequence ATGAGTAATTCGACGCTACTTAATAGCAGTCCGCTAACACTTGATATCAGCAAGGAAGCCCTTGCCGATATCAATGTTGAACTGGAAGCAATGAGTGCTCAAGCCCGCGTTGAGTGGGCGCTTGAAAACTTACCTGACAGCCACATTGTGTCATCAAGCTTTGGTGCTCAATCTGCGGTTATGCTTCACATGCTTACTCAAGCTAAGCCAGATATCCCTGTGGTACTAACGGATACTGGATATTTGTTTCCTGAAACCTACAAGTTTATAGATGAGCTGAAAAACGCGTTGAATTTGAACTTGCACGTGTACAACGCAGATATTTCATCTGCGTGGCAGGAAGCGAGATTTGGACGGTTATGGGAACAAGGTGTTGAAGGCATAGAGCAGTACAACCGAATGAATAAGGTTGAACCTATGCAGCGTGCCTTAAAAGAGCTTAATGCTGGAACATGGTTTGCGGGTTTACGCCGCAGTCAATCTGATACCCGCGGCAAGTTACCTGTGCTTCAAAAGGTAGGCAGTCAGTTTAAGCTTTATCCTATTATTGATTGGAGCAACAAAGACCTGCACTACTACCTCAAAGAACATGGTTTGTCGTACCATCCTTTGTGGGACGAAGGTTATGTGTCTATTGGCGATTGGCATACCACGCAGTCATTGCAAGAAGGCATGAGTGAGCAAGATACTCGTTTCTTCGGGCTCAAGCGAGAGTGTGGTTTGCACGAGTTTGGTGACGGTATTTAA